The genomic window AGCTCAAAGGGCTTTGCAATGCAATAGAATGCTCCATTTTCATTGCGCTAACTACCGCTTCTACCGTTGCATAACCTGTTATCATTATTACCTGTGTATCTGGATAAAGTTCTTTACATCTCTTTAGAATCTGAATCCCATCCACCTTTTTCATTTTTAAATCTGCAAGCACAACATCAAATTCTTGGTTCTCAAGGATTTTCAAGGCATCTGGCCCACTCGATACCCCTAGTACCTCATAACCTTCCTTTTCCATCACATGAAGAAGGTTCTTAAGTGTTATTGTTTCGTCGTCAACGATTAATATTTTTATGTTGCTTTGCATCAGCTCTCATTATTAGTTATTCTTATTATATTTTTTCCTTCCCTAATTGCGATCCCTTCCCAGAATTTACAGTTATGAAGCTTTTGACACTTTTCACAAGTGGTGATACCTTCTCTACTGTGTAACGCGTATCTTTTATGGTGCACCGCACACTACGCCATGTCTTCGTGCAGTCCTTTTTCTTAATTCTCTTCATAAATAAAATCTAACAAGTATTGAAAAAAATTAAATGTGATAATGATTACAGATAATTACCATAAAAAGGGTTACAGCCAAACCACTCCCGAAAAAATATGGGATACACATGAGGCATTTATAGCCTACTGATTACTGATTAAAGGAATATAACATGCAAATTAAAATGGTGAGTTTTTCTTTGCAAAAGAGGAAAGGATTATTATTTGTACTATGTATCTTTTGAGAAGTCTCAATGAGTG from Candidatus Methylarchaceae archaeon HK02M2 includes these protein-coding regions:
- a CDS encoding response regulator, whose protein sequence is MQSNIKILIVDDETITLKNLLHVMEKEGYEVLGVSSGPDALKILENQEFDVVLADLKMKKVDGIQILKRCKELYPDTQVIMITGYATVEAVVSAMKMEHSIALQSPLSWIR